One region of Phragmites australis chromosome 18, lpPhrAust1.1, whole genome shotgun sequence genomic DNA includes:
- the LOC133899554 gene encoding mediator of RNA polymerase II transcription subunit 21-like produces MDIISQLQEQLNEMAMVAVNTFGTLQRDAPPDRLSSSYPDPLNPNPSAPDDGPSKALPQAQPGGPPPAQAQPPAPPQPPALDLTEHPKAMSHALVLAAKKFDALVAALPLSSEEDQLKRIRDLQAENEVVGLELQKQLEAAELELKQVEVLFNEATDNCINLKKPD; encoded by the exons ATGGACATCATCTCGCAGCTACAGGAGCAGCTCAACGAGATGGCCATGGTGGCCGTCAACACATTCGGCACGCTGCAGCGGGACGCGCCGCCCGACCGcctctccagcagctacccagACCCGCTGAATCCCAACCCTAGCGCCCCCGACGACGGCCCCTCGAAGGCCCTGCCACAGGCGCAGCCCGgcgggccgccgccggcgcaggCACAGCCTCCCGCCCCGCCGCAGCCGCCCGCGCTCGACCTCACCGAGCACCCCAAGGCCATGAGCCACGCCCTGGTCCTCGCCGCCAAGAAG TTTGATGCTCTTGTCGCGGCATTGCCGCTATCATCAGAAGAGGATCAGCTGAAAAGAATCCGAGACCTGCAG GCAGAGAATGAAGTTGTGGGATTGGAGCTTCAGAAACAACTTGAAGCTGCTG AACTGGAGCTGAAGCAGGTTGAGGTGTTGTTTAATGAAGCAACAGACAATTGTATAAATCTGAAGAAGCCAGATTAG
- the LOC133899553 gene encoding zinc finger CCCH domain-containing protein 55-like, with amino-acid sequence MTGDSRKQRSKWDTKEPPDIVEISEDESPPDKTDVHHKGGDLHPKPDTSMRHSSAGHEQEHTDGFNKDIKEMQSKASSERSQPLRTADEHDNNEWGRVGLEKAAGNQGMNRYADERRRGDGWGTSLSRGYSSRMPSDPDAWRQHSRSPSPSGVWNRSRRNRSRSRSRNRSRSRSRSRSRGWGRGRSRSPHFADRGSEWRVERGRTSGGPALPCRDFVAGRCRRGSNCRFLHEDGRHRPFEEHYPAGPRERYGYQNKEFMDSREQNDYLRSRQSRDHYNDGTWERSEARRDYRSTEQCYNFVKGRCSRGASCRYAHDDSATHGGWRDEARASAHDRVGPDSSYGNRTEHRRVNKNPCKFFAEGRCRHGENCPYLHEETEAPNSQMGLSAPDETLNYSDGHTSRGNYSNWGEQNNAVQATSQILSRDDRENPVSQSIGRNDSRYEYKDRHSKDARESQYQIIPQDDFDSQVQNKHGVAGSQQPQLLTPVQTSADSKNNEKVSAMDGQSAPATDGNLSMQTGMHAANITGEQNLGQILQSQDAITQITASPTLPVANQLQNVTSSFPLNSHMQQSNFSVHPNRQEQFVVPQAAANNSTPSVQGQQVAPHMVHNQHGYGLGAQALPNLSAHNGHNFSVAGQVPHDLPTTMHAGQSQITIDMPRLNQDSGAQSIQNMQNFQSITPNVLTQSHSLQGLSLVPTSSSADMVGAPVFHNSANSEKDVRRVTASLAQYFGNAGLSAGTIGLQSSQPNMNSSLMVTSSAASPAVQPNPWPWAQQQAGMVQPALVVPSEQQQQAPQTFHIPMAVGNSNGSSMLLTHPVAQTAAAAASAVNETMPSENKKGDTKDSDAEAHEDGDNKKSKDSKALKMFKIALADFVKEALKPTWKEGQLSREVHKTIVKKVVDKVTSTVENTPPTKEKIDIYMSYSKEKLNKLVQAYVLKYAKT; translated from the exons ATGACTGGTGATTCTAGGAAGCAGCGTTCCAAATGGGACACAAAAGAACCTCCTGATATAGTTGAGATTAGCGAAGATGAGTCTCCTCCTGACAAGACGGATGTTCACCATAAAGGCGGAGATTTACACCCAAAACCTGATACCTCCATGCGCCACAGTAGTGCTGGACATGAGCAGGAACATACTGATGGGTTCAATAAAGATATCAAGGAAATGCAATCTAAGGCATCCTCTGAAAGATCACAGCCTCTTAGAACGGCTGATGAGCATGATAATAATGAGTGGGGTAGGGTAGGTTTGGAAAAGGCAGCTGGTAACCAAGGTATGAACAGGTATGCAGATGAACGAAGACGTGGTGATGGATGGGGTACATCTCTTAGTCGTGGTTATTCTTCGAGGATGCCTTCTGATCCAGATGCATGGAGGCAGCACAGTCGCAGTCCATCTCCAAGTGGTGTTTGGAACAGATCACGCAG GAACAGAAGTCGTTCCAGAAGTAGAAACAGGAGCAGGAgtaggagcaggagcaggagtagAGGGTGGGGCAGAGGCAGAAGCCGAAGTCCTCATTTTGCTGATCGTGGATCTGAGTGGAGGGTTGAGAGAGGCAGAACATCTGGAGGGCCTGCTTTGCCATGTAGAGATTTTGTAGCTGGTAGATGCAGAAGAGGCTCGAATTGCAGGTTCCTTCATGAAGATGGCAGGCACAGGCCATTTGAAGAGCATTATCCTGCCGGTCCAAGGGAAAGGTATGGGTATCAGAACAAGGAATTTATGGATTCACGAGAACAAAATGACTATTTACGGAGTAGGCAATCTCGAGATCATTACAACGATGGGACATGGGAAAGATCTGAAGCCCGAAGGGATTACCGGTCTACTGAACAATGCTATAATTTTGTCAAAGGGAGATGCAGCAGAGGTGCTAGTTGCCGATATGCTCATGATGATTCTGCCACTCATGGTGGATGGAGAGATGAGGCTAGGGCCAGTGCCCATGATAGAGTTGGCCCTGATTCATCCTATGGGAATAGAACTGAGCACCGTAGGGTAAATAAAAATCCCTGTAAGTTTTTTGCTGAAGGTCGATGTCGCCATGGTGAAAATTGTCCATATCTCCATGAGGAAACTGAAGCTCCAAATAGTCAGATGGGACTGAGTGCACCTGATGAGACTTTGAATTACAGCGATGGGCATACATCAAGAGGAAATTACTCAAACTGGGGTGAACAAAATAATGCTGTGCAGGCAACTTCTCAGATTTTGTCCAGAGATGACAGGGAAAACCCTGTTTCTCAAAGTATTGGCAGAAATGATTCTCGCTATGAGTATAAAGACCGGCATTCAAAAGATGCCAGAGAGAGCCAGTACCAGATTATTCCTCAGGATGATTTTGATTCACAAGTGCAAAACAAACATGGAGTTGCTGGTTCACAGCAGCCACAGTTATTGACTCCTGTCCAAACTAGTGCAGATAGCAAGAACAATGAGAAGGTATCTGCAATGGACGGTCAGAGTGCTCCTGCAACTGATGGCAATTTGAGCATGCAAACTGGGATGCATGCTGCTAATATTACAGGAGAGCAAAACTTGGGCCAAATACTTCAGAGCCAAGATGCAATTACTCAAATTACTGCCTCCCCAACTCTTCCAGTCGCCAACCAATTGCAGAATGTTACATCCTCGTTCCCTTTGAATAGCCACATGCAACAAAGCAACTTCTCAGTACATCCAAACAGGCAAGAGCAATTTGTAGTTCCCCAGGCAGCTGCAAATAACTCAACTCCTAGCGTGCAGGGCCAGCAGGTTGCTCCTCATATGGTGCACAACCAACATGGCTATGGTCTAGGCGCGCAGGCATTGCCAAATCTCTCTGCACATAATGGACATAATTTCAGTGTTGCTGGTCAAGTTCCACATGATCTTCCAACTACTATGCATGCTGGGCAGAGTCAGATAACAATCGACATGCCGAGGTTGAACCAAGACAGTGGTGCTCAAAGCATACAAAACATGCAAAATTTCCAGTCAATTACTCCAAATGTGCTAACTCAGAGCCATTCCTTGCAAGGGTTATCTCTTGTACCAACTTCCAGCTCAGCTGATATGGTTGGAGCTCCTGTTTTTCATAATTCAGCAAATAGTGAAAAAGATGTTCGACGTGTTACTGCATCTTTGGCCCAATACTTCGGAAATGCTGGTTTAAGTGCTGGTACAATTGGACTACAATCATCACAGCCTAATATGAATTCGAGCCTGATGGTCACTTCATCTGCTGCATCTCCAGCTGTTCAACCCAATCCGTGGCCCTGGGCACAGCAACAAGCAGGCATGGTCCAACCTGCGCTCGTTGTTCCAtctgaacagcagcagcaggctcCCCAGACGTTTCATATACCAATGGCTGTTGGTAACAGTAATGGCAGCTCTATGCTCTTAACTCATCCAGTTGCACAGACTGCAGCCGCTGCAGCTTCGGCGGTTAATGAAACCATGCCTTCAGAAAATAAGAAAGGAGATACCAAAGATAGTGATGCGGAGGCTCATGAAGATGGTGATAATAAGAAGAGCAAGGACTCGAAGGCACTGAAGATGTTTAAAATTGCGCTTGCTGACTTTGTGAAAGAAGCACTTAAGCCTACATGGAAAGAAGGTCAGTTGAGCAGAGAGGTTCATAAAACCATTGTGAAGAAGGTTGTTGACAAAGTTACAAGCACAGTGGAAAATACCccaccaacaaaagaaaagattgaTATCTACATGTCCTATTCTAAAGAAAAACTAAACAAACTTGTGCAG GCATATGTTCTCAAGTATGCCAAGACATGA
- the LOC133899556 gene encoding major pollen allergen Ole e 10-like, producing MASSTVTSVAFFVALTLLVLYTDGKSSASPSRRHRQTWCVAKPSADEAALRANLEFACSESDCSAIQGTGGCTHPESILSRASVAMNAYYQARGRNSWNCFFNGTGLITITDPSLGSCKYV from the exons ATGGCATCCTCCACAGTCACGTCCGTTGCCTTCTTTGTTGCCCTCACACTACTGGTGCTGTACACTGACGGTAAAT CATCAGCATCACCAAGCAGACGTCATAGACAG ACATGGTGCGTCGCCAAGCCTTCAGCGGATGAGGCTGCGCTGAGGGCCAACCTGGAGTTCGCCTGCTCCGAGAGTGACTGCAGCGCGATCCAGGGCACCGGTGGCTGCACCCATCCCGAGAGCATTCTGTCGCGTGCGTCTGTGGCGATGAACGCCTACTACCAGGCCAGGGGGAGGAACTCTTGGAACTGCTTCTTCAACGGCACCGGCCTCATCACCATCACTGACCCCA GTCTTGGCAGCTGCAAGTATGTTTGA